A single region of the Enterococcus mundtii genome encodes:
- a CDS encoding aldo/keto reductase, with product MNSLTSTYHLSNGYEIPVVGFGTWQTPDGDVAVSSVKEALAAGYRHIDTAQGYKNEESVGQAIKESGVPREEIFLTTKLWNENHSYDLAMSSFEESLKKLQTDYVDLFLIHWPNPVSFRENWQEANAETWRAFEELYEAGKIKAIGVSNFLPHHLDELAKTAKIMPMVNQVFLAPGELQPPVVEYAKKHDMVLEAYSPLGTGKIFDVTEMQEIANTHNKSVAQVALRWSLQHGFLPLPKSVTPSRIKENTELFDFELSEEEMKTIDQLDGVVGKAKDPDTTQF from the coding sequence ATGAATTCACTAACATCTACTTACCATTTATCAAATGGCTATGAAATCCCTGTTGTCGGTTTCGGTACTTGGCAAACCCCTGACGGAGACGTTGCTGTTTCCTCAGTTAAAGAAGCATTAGCTGCCGGTTATCGTCATATTGATACCGCTCAAGGGTACAAAAACGAAGAAAGTGTCGGACAAGCAATCAAAGAAAGTGGTGTCCCAAGAGAAGAGATTTTCTTAACGACTAAACTTTGGAACGAAAACCATAGCTACGATCTAGCAATGTCCTCTTTCGAAGAGTCCTTAAAAAAATTACAAACAGACTATGTGGATCTTTTCTTGATCCATTGGCCTAATCCAGTTTCTTTCCGCGAAAATTGGCAAGAAGCGAATGCCGAAACATGGCGTGCTTTTGAAGAGTTATACGAAGCTGGCAAAATCAAAGCGATCGGTGTCAGCAACTTCTTACCGCATCACTTAGATGAACTTGCAAAAACAGCAAAAATCATGCCAATGGTCAATCAAGTATTTCTTGCTCCAGGCGAATTGCAACCACCTGTTGTTGAGTACGCGAAAAAACATGATATGGTCCTTGAAGCATATAGCCCTCTTGGCACTGGTAAAATCTTCGACGTCACAGAAATGCAAGAGATTGCCAACACACACAATAAGAGCGTTGCCCAAGTAGCGCTACGTTGGTCATTACAACACGGTTTCTTACCATTACCAAAATCTGTTACACCAAGCAGAATCAAGGAGAACACTGAATTATTTGATTTTGAGCTATCAGAAGAAGAAATGAAGACGATCGACCAATTAGATGGTGTCGTTGGCAAAGCAAAAGATCCAGATACTACACAATTTTAA
- a CDS encoding nucleoid-associated protein, protein MDIYLKKAILHIIDRETGSPVFSQQELDLTKDFVRDFLQKKIQKISSAQTKTGQLTEESLFSQNLKQCQENFVEESERLVQRWFDIYAESEEAPSADVFVVLYEVDTVMYLALLKVNYRDAYTHYVEADEAGIDNRLILNRAILGSKSQKADEALAVNLTDLTYELIEKRYEFSGKKECYFSGKVIESVPAPSLEDNVKVIKKVAKQLGKKFEAEEFDIMADLKEAVYDTIEEKGRLDHEMIAEKVFKENITAKLAFQEEVKEQGFIPEAPPVKEVQEISEKKFGKQKFRLSNGIELIVPVDVYRNPDLIEFVNNPDGTISVMIKNVDEVLNRL, encoded by the coding sequence ATGGATATCTATTTAAAAAAAGCAATCTTGCATATTATTGATCGAGAAACAGGATCTCCTGTATTTTCACAACAAGAACTGGATCTTACGAAAGATTTTGTCAGGGACTTTCTACAAAAGAAGATCCAAAAAATCTCTTCTGCACAAACTAAAACAGGGCAACTCACTGAAGAAAGCCTATTTTCTCAAAACTTGAAACAGTGTCAAGAAAATTTTGTCGAAGAAAGTGAGCGTTTAGTCCAACGGTGGTTTGACATCTATGCAGAAAGTGAGGAAGCACCTAGTGCAGATGTTTTCGTTGTCTTGTATGAAGTAGACACTGTGATGTATTTAGCTTTATTGAAAGTGAATTATCGTGATGCTTATACTCACTATGTGGAAGCAGATGAAGCCGGTATTGACAACCGTTTGATTTTGAACCGAGCGATCCTTGGCTCAAAATCTCAAAAAGCAGATGAAGCCTTAGCAGTCAATCTGACAGATCTGACGTATGAGTTGATTGAAAAACGCTATGAGTTCTCTGGTAAAAAAGAATGTTACTTTTCGGGAAAAGTGATTGAGAGCGTCCCGGCACCTTCTTTGGAAGACAACGTCAAAGTGATAAAAAAAGTGGCGAAGCAGCTAGGCAAGAAGTTTGAAGCAGAAGAATTCGATATCATGGCGGACTTAAAAGAAGCTGTGTATGATACGATCGAAGAAAAAGGTAGATTGGATCATGAAATGATCGCGGAGAAAGTATTCAAAGAAAATATCACTGCCAAGTTAGCATTCCAAGAAGAAGTCAAAGAACAAGGCTTTATTCCAGAAGCACCACCAGTGAAAGAAGTACAAGAAATCTCAGAGAAAAAATTCGGAAAGCAAAAATTCCGTTTATCAAATGGCATTGAATTGATTGTACCAGTAGACGTTTATCGTAACCCGGATCTGATTGAATTTGTCAATAATCCTGATGGTACGATCTCTGTCATGATTAAAAATGTGGATGAAGTATTGAATCGTCTATAG
- a CDS encoding phosphatase PAP2/LCP family protein, whose amino-acid sequence MKQMPKGTLVVAFVSLVLLTTLTTLVMTENTLFNQLDLAIYQQERLIEFPILTTFFSYFAKLATIIPTLFFTGLLAIFSWRKQYHKLAIWQVLMVLTVSLIGYVMKQAIQRTRPDVEQLIPRSSYSFPSGHSILSMTLFLVFLITMYIIYREKRVNKLVWVGALYPLLIASSRIYLRVHYPSDILAGFLLSFSVVFLCYSLFFSFITEKTVRKKHQQKRIFTRKQKVLLSIMAFLFLLVGSAVAYGVRFYYDARQTVTSMQQPLQRETVQREKDTPVSILVLGIANNSIRKTDYRANTIMLVTLNNQKKTTTITSIPRDSFVEIANMDGLVDKINHAHSYGGIDMMVDTVEQYLDIPIHHYVSLNMDGLEALIDAVGGITVNNAFEFIAEDIHYPEGTLELNGWEGLQYARMRAEDPEDDYGRQKRQREVVNILVNEFLSVKSLFNYRQLLEVVGENGTTDMSLDEMLGMMNEYHSALSNITNHQLKGEQYIGDGILGEAGIYYEKIPDEERMRVMQLVQEQLETTGKNAAQQ is encoded by the coding sequence ATGAAACAGATGCCAAAAGGAACATTGGTGGTAGCATTCGTATCACTCGTCTTATTGACGACTTTGACCACACTAGTTATGACAGAAAACACCTTATTCAACCAACTTGATTTAGCCATTTATCAACAGGAGCGATTAATCGAATTCCCAATATTAACAACATTTTTTAGTTATTTTGCAAAACTAGCAACGATTATTCCTACTTTATTTTTCACAGGGTTGCTTGCAATTTTTAGTTGGCGGAAACAGTACCACAAATTAGCCATTTGGCAAGTCTTAATGGTTTTGACAGTTAGTTTGATTGGCTACGTGATGAAACAAGCTATCCAGCGGACACGACCTGATGTGGAGCAATTGATTCCTAGATCTTCTTACTCTTTTCCAAGTGGTCATTCGATTTTGTCTATGACGCTATTCTTAGTATTTTTGATCACCATGTACATTATTTATCGCGAGAAAAGGGTAAATAAACTAGTATGGGTGGGGGCTCTATATCCATTATTGATTGCTAGTTCTAGAATTTATTTGAGAGTACATTATCCTAGCGATATCTTGGCAGGTTTTTTACTGAGTTTTTCAGTTGTTTTCTTATGCTATAGTCTGTTTTTCTCTTTTATCACTGAAAAAACAGTAAGAAAAAAGCACCAACAAAAACGAATATTCACTAGAAAACAAAAAGTTTTATTGTCTATTATGGCATTTCTTTTCCTATTAGTAGGTTCTGCAGTTGCGTATGGTGTTCGCTTTTACTACGATGCCAGACAGACCGTGACTTCGATGCAACAACCGTTACAAAGAGAAACCGTTCAGCGGGAAAAGGATACGCCAGTCAGCATTTTAGTTTTAGGTATCGCCAATAATTCAATTAGAAAAACGGACTATCGTGCAAATACGATCATGTTGGTGACATTGAATAATCAAAAGAAAACAACGACGATCACGAGTATTCCTCGAGATTCTTTCGTAGAAATTGCCAATATGGATGGACTGGTTGATAAAATCAACCATGCTCATTCTTACGGTGGTATCGACATGATGGTGGATACGGTTGAACAATATCTTGATATACCGATTCATCACTATGTATCGTTGAATATGGATGGATTAGAAGCGTTGATCGATGCTGTGGGAGGAATCACTGTAAATAATGCGTTTGAGTTTATAGCAGAAGACATCCATTATCCAGAAGGAACGCTAGAATTAAATGGTTGGGAAGGATTACAGTATGCGCGCATGCGAGCAGAAGATCCTGAGGATGACTATGGGCGACAGAAAAGGCAAAGGGAAGTCGTCAACATTTTAGTCAATGAGTTCTTATCTGTGAAAAGTTTATTCAATTATCGCCAGCTTTTAGAGGTAGTCGGTGAAAATGGGACAACGGATATGTCCTTAGATGAAATGCTCGGAATGATGAATGAATACCATTCGGCATTATCCAATATCACGAACCATCAGTTGAAAGGTGAACAATATATTGGTGATGGCATCTTGGGAGAAGCAGGGATCTACTATGAGAAGATACCCGATGAGGAACGGATGAGAGTGATGCAGTTGGTGCAAGAGCAATTAGAAACAACAGGGAAGAACGCAGCGCAACAATAG